A single region of the Brassica rapa cultivar Chiifu-401-42 chromosome A03, CAAS_Brap_v3.01, whole genome shotgun sequence genome encodes:
- the LOC117132652 gene encoding meiosis-specific protein ASY2-like translates to MDTENMDLAQRLLISEAREQFRGDDDGQEAVDISTVPISYYPGNIFAEESPLEAWRIRPSVVDGQDWSNVERTKSTVESVEAILRDLNAHGVSFIIPKRDQRPWSPPKGYQCIYESYFWNDTKLWFPIPRIVTAYAFRRGVALSQLMNGSLRLMVVLSVIGGEAGTSMSVRSFEELTSVSISDDGLVSTRMRPNYNVVTGYPTKTSDWQRSYFYVKSNRSAFEEPPKSGYRVLWNAEMVGHPNLATYPEDWRESARIVALQKQDHWEGFYSGENSKIQSWISDPHPHINQSTSKRLSLFTRAEQKEINRAKTMKQLPDLSLIVAGKIGAKRGASESRVGPLGLEVVEATPIAIEQARTGGSSQGKSSKKSKKSAGGPKDSSEPEHPGADGSSKKGGKKRKAGDPPTEDVPKKKRMKKKELAFPRSSSVCEEELQALVPETIPEVGTSEDDENETIALRRRRREGRVTEEVSRGALTGSETRVSGRPKETPADGFRFEFNPELPLACYPEDCARLLRLVKGGPDQLPSVGDLIFKDEYEHASCSSVKSHGDWNVLVEKYDSSLRRAREQIREGEEAKKRTEEALRVSTREKADAIARERALRKAFDETRTSDAAELQMCKESMNNLELVVDKQRKEKADLEAKMAAELLRHSEEMDRLRKSRKYEVTHERIRVLIAMIAKAEKRFHKISPARTKGTNTTMLGVSIVKPSGRGNETIDFFIGQEKHYEEEAERLEVKEIPAEDLCLSPLVLESRFLIEEIWRQLDPFGSNIDLIDSEAAVALRTPLRSEDPMEKPAQTAVSSNQRIDQDIDPAKQASAGAVVLKDGAVPTIVLTDSPAKASKNASSSASSSEDPEKGDDVPTEMPPADATAPAPTKFGRVSGPREGDDSGNKDPPVVD, encoded by the exons ATGGATACGGAGAATATGGATCTAGCGCAGCGTCTTTTGATCTCGGAAGCAAGAGAACAATTCCGGGGTGACGACGACGGTCAAGAAGCGGTCGACATCTCGACTGTTCCGATCAGCTACTATCCCGGAAACATCTTTGCCGAGGAGAGTCCACTGGAGGCTTGGAGAATTCGACCTTCGGTTGTCGATGGACAGGACTGGTCGAACGTCGAGAGGACGAAGTCCACTGTGGAGTCGGTGGAGGCTATCCTCCGAGATCTCAACGCACATGGGGTATCGTTCATTATTCCGAAGCGGGATCAGAGGCCTTGGTCACCTCCGAAGGGATATCAGTGTATTTACGAGTCGTATTTCTGGAACGACACGAAGTTGTGGTTCCCAATTCCTCGAATCGTCACGGCTTATGCGTTCCGCAGAGGAGTCGCTTTGAGCCAGCTGATGAACGGTTCTCTCCGGTTGATGGTCGTTCTATCGGTGATTGGCGGCGAGGCGGGGACATCGATGAGTGTGAGGTCGTTTGAAGAGTTGACCTCGGTTTCAATTTCCGACGATGGGCTCGTCTCGACGAGGATGCGCCCAAACTACAACGTGGTCACGGGGTACCCGACCAAAACCTCGGATTGGCAACGTTCGTACTTCTATGTGAAGTCGAACAGGTCAGCGTTCGAGGAACCTCCGAAGTCTGGTTATCGCGTTCTTTGGAATGCGGAGATGG ttggtCACCCGAATCTCGCCACGTACCCCGAGGATTGGAGGGAGAGTGCTCGGATTGTTGCGTTGCAGAAGCAAGATCACTGGGAAGGATTTTACTCGGGAGAGAATTCAAAGATCC AAAGCTGGATCTCGGACCCGCATCCTCATATTAACCAATCAACATCGAAGAGATTATCCCTCTTTACGCGAGCTGAGCAGAAGGAGATCAACCGAGCTAAAACGATGAAGCAATTGCCGGACCTTAGTCTTATTGTAGCCGGGAAGATAGGTGCCAAGCGAGGCGCTTCTGAGAGCAGGGTTGGTCCTTTGGGGCTGGAGGTTGTAGAGGCGACTCCAATTGCCATTGAGCAGGCGCGTACTGGCGGCTCCTCGCAGGGTAAAAGCTCGAAGAAGAGCAAGAAAAGTGCCGGGGGTCCGAAGGATTCCTCCGAGCCGGAACATCCTGGTGCGGATGGTTCTTCTAAGAAAGGGGGGAAGAAAAGGAAAGCCGGGGACCCGCCCACTGAAGATGTTcccaagaagaagaggatgaagaagaaagaactgGCTTTCCCCCGCTCATCCTCGGTCTGTGAAGAGGAACTTCAGGCTCTAGTTCCTGAAACTATCCCTGAGGTTGGGACCTCGGAGGATGATGAGAATGAGACCATCGCCCTCCGCCGACGGAGACGGGAGGGTCGAGTCACCGAGGAGGTGTCCCGTGGAGCCTTGACG GGATCTGAGACCCGAGTATCTGGTCGTCCTAAGGAAACCCCGGCAGATGGGTTTAGGTTCGAATTTAACCCTGAGCTTCCGCTGGCTTGTTACCCGGAGGATTGTGCCCGCTTGTTGCGGTTGGTCAAAGGCGGTCCCGATCAACTCCCTTCGGTGGGAGATCTCATCTTCAAAGACGAGTATGAGCACGCCTCTTGCTCGTCTGTAAAA AGCCATGGTGATTGGAATGTTTTGGTCGAGAAGTACGACTCATCTCTCAGACGGGCCAGGGAACAGATTCGTGAGGGCGAGGAGGCTAAGAAGAGAACGGAGGAGGCTCTTCGGGTTTCTACGCGAGAAAAGGCAGACGCCATTGCTCGGGAAAGAGCCCTCAGGAAGGCGTTTGACGAGACGCGGACATCTGACGCAGCTGAGCTGCAGATGTGCAAGGAGTCAATGAACAATCTTGAGCTCGTGGTGGATAAGCAGCGGAAGGAAAAGGCTGATCTAGAGGCAAAGATGGCTGCGGAATTGCTAAGGCATTCCGAGGAGATGGACAGGCTTCGGAAATCTCGTAAATACGAGGTCACGCACGAGAGGATTCGCGTGCTGATTGCCATGATCGCTAAAGCCGAGAAACGTTTTCACAAGATTTCCCCCGCGAGGACAAAAGGGACAAATACGACGATGCTCGGTGTCTCCATAGTCAAGCCTTCGGGACGAGGAAAT GAAACTATCGATTTCTTCATCGGGCAAGAGAAGCACTACGAGGAAGAGGCAGAGCGCTTGGAAGTAAAGGagattccggcggaagatcttTGCCTTTCTCCGCTAGTGTTGGAGTCTCGGTTTTTGATCGAAGAAATATGGCGTCAGCTTGACCCGTTTGGGTCGAATATTGATTTAATCGATTCGGAGGCCGCTGTTGCTCTCCGTACTCCTCTTCGTTCTGAAGATCCGATGGAGAAGCCCGCTCAAACTGCCGTCTCTTCCAACCAGCGCATCGATCAAGACATTGATCCTGCGAAGCAGGCATCAGCGGGAGCGGTTGTTCTCAAGGACGGGGCCGTGCCGACTATCGTGCTGACGGATTCTCCTGCTAAGGCATCGAAGAATGCCAGCTCATCTGCTTCCTCGTCAGAGGACCCGGAGAAAGGTGATGATGTTCCGACGGAAATGCCTCCTGCGGATGCGACTGCGCCAGCCCCAACCAAATTTGGCCGTGTCTCGGGCCCCAGAGAGGGAGATGACAGCGGCAACAAGGATCCTCCCGTGGTTGATTAA